A genomic window from Serratia liquefaciens includes:
- a CDS encoding type IV pilus twitching motility protein PilT: MDIGEFVALSVKHNASDLHLCTGHRPMLRIDGELQPLEGAEKLTETKMHRLCSALLQPQQRQQLQQQGQLDLALTLAGDIRLRANFFLQSLGVSLALRLIAGECPTLAALAAPDIISALVRREDGLILVTGATGSGKSTTLAAMIDGINQHQRRHILTLEDPIEFIHRSRHSLIQQRELGRDSHSFDDALRAALREDPDVILLGELRDTTTIRLALTAAETGHLVLATLHTRSATQAVDRLVDVFPAEEKPYVRAQLAGSLQAVIAQKLLSRPGGGRVAIFEVLTATAAVSSMIREGKTHQLASVLQTGGQSGMQTFEQGLQQRIGAGLLGGVEGTLPED; encoded by the coding sequence ATGGATATCGGTGAATTCGTGGCCCTTAGTGTAAAGCATAATGCTTCCGATCTGCACCTTTGTACGGGGCATCGGCCGATGTTGCGCATCGATGGCGAATTACAGCCGCTTGAAGGTGCGGAAAAACTGACCGAGACCAAGATGCACCGCTTGTGCAGCGCGCTGCTACAACCCCAGCAGCGGCAGCAATTGCAACAGCAGGGGCAGCTTGATCTGGCGCTGACGCTTGCGGGCGATATTCGGCTGCGCGCCAATTTCTTTCTGCAAAGCCTCGGGGTTTCGCTTGCCTTGCGGCTGATTGCCGGCGAGTGCCCGACGCTGGCGGCGTTGGCGGCACCAGACATCATTTCGGCACTGGTGCGCAGGGAAGATGGCCTGATTTTAGTGACCGGCGCGACCGGCAGCGGTAAATCCACGACCCTGGCGGCAATGATTGACGGCATCAATCAGCACCAGCGGCGGCATATTCTTACGCTGGAGGATCCGATTGAATTTATTCACCGTAGTCGACACTCTTTAATTCAGCAGCGTGAGTTGGGCCGTGACAGCCACAGTTTTGACGACGCGCTACGCGCTGCCCTGCGTGAAGATCCAGACGTCATCTTGCTGGGGGAACTGCGTGACACCACAACCATCAGGCTGGCGCTTACCGCTGCGGAAACCGGCCATCTGGTACTGGCGACGCTGCATACCCGTAGCGCGACGCAGGCGGTCGATCGGCTGGTGGATGTTTTCCCGGCGGAAGAAAAGCCCTACGTGCGTGCTCAGTTGGCCGGTAGCCTGCAGGCGGTGATTGCGCAGAAGTTGTTGAGCCGGCCCGGGGGCGGCAGGGTGGCGATTTTTGAGGTGCTGACGGCGACGGCGGCGGTCAGCAGCATGATCCGCGAGGGCAAAACCCATCAGCTTGCCAGCGTGCTGCAAACCGGTGGGCAGTCCGGCATGCAGACCTTTGAGCAAGGTCTGCAACAGCGGATCGGTGCGGGGTTACTGGGCGGCGTGGAGGGAACTTTGCCAGAGGATTAA
- a CDS encoding YggS family pyridoxal phosphate-dependent enzyme, which translates to MSTIQQNLQDVRNRIAAAAQGCARAPEEVTLLAVSKTKPVAAIAEAIAAGQRTFGENYVQEGVEKVQHFAALPEGATLEWHFIGPLQSNKSRLVAEHFAWCHTVDRLRIAQRLSDQRPADMPPLNVLIQINISDEQSKSGIVLAELPALAEAVAALPNVRLRGLMAIPAPQEDYQSQLAVFRQMHDAFQALQQHYPQVDTLSMGMTDDMTAAVTAGSTLVRIGTAIFGARDYSQS; encoded by the coding sequence ATGAGCACTATCCAACAGAATCTGCAGGATGTCAGAAACCGCATTGCCGCGGCCGCTCAAGGCTGCGCTCGCGCTCCAGAAGAAGTGACGCTGCTTGCAGTGAGTAAAACCAAACCTGTGGCGGCGATCGCAGAAGCCATCGCGGCAGGCCAGCGAACCTTCGGCGAAAACTATGTGCAGGAAGGCGTGGAGAAGGTTCAGCATTTTGCCGCGCTGCCGGAAGGGGCAACGCTGGAGTGGCACTTTATCGGCCCTTTGCAATCCAATAAGAGCCGGCTGGTGGCAGAGCACTTTGCCTGGTGCCATACCGTCGATCGGCTGCGTATCGCCCAGCGGTTAAGCGACCAGCGCCCGGCAGACATGCCGCCGCTTAACGTTCTGATCCAAATAAATATCAGCGATGAACAGAGTAAATCTGGCATTGTACTGGCTGAACTGCCGGCGCTGGCTGAAGCGGTGGCTGCCTTGCCAAACGTTCGTTTACGTGGGCTGATGGCGATTCCGGCTCCGCAAGAAGACTACCAGAGCCAATTGGCGGTATTCCGCCAGATGCACGACGCCTTCCAGGCGCTGCAACAGCATTATCCGCAGGTGGACACGCTGTCGATGGGCATGACCGATGACATGACGGCGGCCGTTACCGCAGGCAGCACTCTGGTTCGTATCGGTACCGCCATTTTTGGCGCGCGAGATTATTCGCAGTCCTGA
- the proC gene encoding pyrroline-5-carboxylate reductase: MQHRKITFIGAGNMARAIIAGLVAGGYPAKSISVCAPSAKNRDALAADYGIVSSGDNLACAREADVIVLAVKPQMMADVCQPLRDQIDFSGKLVLSIAAGIQVSRFYQLLADNLNIVRIMPNTPSLVGKGMSGLYAPQQVSQQDRDYTSDLMASVGKVCWVDDENGINSVIAAAGSAPAYFFLFMEAMQQEAERMGFDSQTARALVQQAASGAAALVEANPETPLSTLREQVTSKGGTTAEALRVFNEQQLPATVAKAMQAAVSRAQEMEKSF, encoded by the coding sequence ATGCAACACCGTAAGATTACCTTCATTGGCGCCGGCAACATGGCTCGCGCAATCATCGCCGGCCTGGTGGCGGGCGGTTACCCGGCCAAATCCATCAGCGTCTGCGCGCCTTCGGCTAAAAACCGCGATGCGCTGGCTGCCGACTATGGCATCGTCAGCAGCGGCGATAACCTGGCCTGCGCACGCGAGGCCGACGTCATCGTACTGGCGGTGAAGCCGCAGATGATGGCAGATGTCTGCCAGCCGTTGCGCGATCAGATCGATTTCAGCGGCAAGCTGGTGCTATCGATCGCCGCAGGCATTCAGGTCAGCCGTTTTTACCAGCTGCTGGCCGACAACTTGAACATAGTACGCATTATGCCAAACACGCCATCGCTGGTGGGAAAAGGCATGAGCGGCCTGTATGCGCCGCAGCAGGTAAGCCAACAGGATCGTGACTACACCAGTGATTTGATGGCGTCAGTCGGCAAGGTATGTTGGGTGGATGACGAAAACGGCATCAACAGCGTGATCGCCGCCGCGGGCAGTGCCCCAGCCTATTTCTTCCTGTTTATGGAAGCCATGCAGCAGGAAGCCGAACGTATGGGCTTCGACAGCCAGACGGCCCGTGCGCTGGTGCAACAAGCGGCTTCCGGCGCCGCTGCGCTGGTGGAAGCCAATCCGGAGACGCCGTTGTCGACCTTGCGTGAGCAGGTAACCTCCAAAGGCGGCACCACCGCCGAGGCGCTGCGGGTATTCAACGAGCAACAGCTGCCGGCAACCGTGGCCAAAGCCATGCAGGCGGCAGTTTCCCGTGCGCAGGAAATGGAAAAATCATTTTAA
- a CDS encoding YggT family protein has protein sequence MLTLTFLVKTVIDLYVMVLLLRIWMQWTRADFYNPFAQFIVKITQPVIGPLRRIIPSMGPIDSASLLLAFLLMTIKYPLLLLIQGGAMSLSPYNLLFGLISLVKSAGYLIFWVMIIRALMSWISQGRSPIDQLMYQLTEPLMAPIRRILPAMGGIDFSAMVVILILYLINYLGMDLFGEIWFLL, from the coding sequence ATGCTAACGCTGACTTTTTTGGTCAAAACCGTTATTGATCTTTACGTCATGGTACTGCTGCTGCGCATCTGGATGCAGTGGACACGCGCTGACTTTTACAACCCATTCGCGCAGTTTATCGTGAAGATCACCCAGCCGGTGATTGGCCCGCTGCGCCGTATTATCCCGTCAATGGGACCAATTGACAGCGCATCACTGCTGTTGGCTTTCCTGCTGATGACCATCAAGTATCCGCTGTTGCTGCTGATTCAGGGCGGCGCGATGTCACTCAGCCCGTATAACCTGCTGTTTGGCTTGATCTCTCTGGTGAAGTCGGCCGGTTATCTGATCTTCTGGGTGATGATTATCCGCGCGCTGATGAGCTGGATAAGTCAGGGCCGCAGCCCGATTGATCAGTTGATGTATCAACTGACCGAACCGTTGATGGCGCCAATCCGCCGTATTCTTCCGGCAATGGGCGGCATTGATTTTTCAGCGATGGTAGTGATCTTGATCCTGTATCTGATCAACTACCTGGGTATGGATCTGTTCGGTGAGATCTGGTTCCTGCTGTGA
- the yggU gene encoding DUF167 family protein YggU gives MSAVTPVLDGLAIRLYIQPKASRDQIVGLHGDELKVAITAPPVDGQANAHLIKFLAKQFKVAKSNVTIEKGELGRHKQLRIVNPQQIPAVVAALIE, from the coding sequence GTGAGTGCAGTCACCCCCGTGCTGGACGGGCTGGCAATCAGGCTATATATTCAGCCGAAAGCCAGCCGCGACCAGATTGTCGGTTTGCATGGCGACGAACTTAAAGTCGCCATTACCGCCCCGCCGGTAGACGGCCAGGCCAACGCTCATCTGATCAAGTTTCTCGCCAAGCAGTTCAAAGTGGCGAAAAGCAACGTCACCATAGAGAAAGGCGAACTGGGGCGGCATAAACAGTTACGCATCGTTAATCCGCAACAGATCCCCGCCGTGGTCGCGGCGCTAATCGAATAA
- a CDS encoding XTP/dITP diphosphatase, producing the protein MQKVVLATGNPGKVRELADLLADFGLNVVAQTELGVESAEETGLTFIENAILKARHAAKITGLPAIADDSGLAVDALGGAPGIYSARYAGVDASDQQNLDKLLVALKDVPKGSRGAQFHCVLVYMRHAEDPTPLVFHGSWAGEITDAAAGEGGFGYDPIFYVPELGRTAAELSRDEKRAVSHRGKALKLMLEAMRNA; encoded by the coding sequence ATGCAAAAAGTCGTTCTTGCCACCGGTAACCCGGGTAAAGTGCGCGAACTCGCCGACCTGTTGGCCGATTTCGGTCTGAACGTGGTCGCACAAACCGAATTGGGCGTGGAGTCCGCCGAGGAAACCGGCCTGACGTTTATTGAAAATGCCATTCTGAAAGCCCGCCATGCGGCAAAAATCACCGGCCTGCCGGCGATCGCCGACGACTCGGGTCTGGCGGTGGATGCGCTGGGCGGCGCGCCAGGCATCTATTCTGCACGTTACGCGGGTGTAGACGCCTCTGACCAGCAAAACCTCGACAAGCTCCTGGTTGCGCTGAAGGACGTGCCCAAGGGCAGCCGTGGCGCACAGTTCCACTGCGTGCTGGTGTATATGCGCCACGCGGAAGACCCGACGCCGCTGGTGTTCCACGGCAGCTGGGCCGGTGAAATCACCGATGCCGCCGCCGGTGAAGGCGGTTTCGGCTATGATCCTATCTTCTACGTTCCAGAACTGGGCCGTACCGCTGCCGAACTGAGCCGTGACGAAAAACGCGCCGTATCACACCGTGGTAAAGCTCTGAAGCTGATGCTGGAAGCGATGCGCAATGCTTAA
- the hemW gene encoding radical SAM family heme chaperone HemW: MLKLPPLSLYIHIPWCVQKCPYCDFNSHALKGEVPHQEYVDHLLADLDADLPLVSGREISTIFIGGGTPSLLSAEAMQSLLDGVRARIPVIDGAEITMEANPGTVEADRFSGYQRAGVNRISIGVQSFSAEKLTRLGRIHGPEEAKRAAHLATGLGLRSFNLDLMHGLPDQSLEEALDDLRQAIALNPPHLSWYQLTIEPNTLFSSRPPVLPDDDALWDIFERGHELLSAAGYQQYETSAYAKPGYQCQHNLNYWRFGDYLGIGCGAHGKLTFSDGRILRTAKTKHPRGFMQGKYRDKQHEVTAADRPFEFFMNRFRLLEAAPRAEFVNYTGLDESAIRASLDEALAKGYLVETPEYWQITEKGKLFLNSLLELFLADE, from the coding sequence ATGCTTAAGTTGCCCCCGCTGAGTTTGTACATTCACATTCCGTGGTGCGTGCAGAAATGCCCGTACTGCGACTTCAACTCGCATGCGTTGAAGGGCGAAGTGCCGCATCAGGAATACGTCGATCACCTGCTGGCGGATCTTGATGCCGACCTGCCGCTGGTCAGTGGTCGTGAAATCAGCACCATTTTTATCGGCGGCGGCACTCCCAGCCTGTTGAGTGCCGAAGCGATGCAATCGCTGCTGGACGGCGTACGGGCACGCATCCCGGTGATTGACGGCGCCGAGATCACCATGGAGGCCAACCCGGGTACCGTAGAAGCCGATCGCTTCAGCGGCTATCAGCGCGCCGGTGTGAACCGCATTTCTATCGGCGTGCAGAGCTTCAGCGCCGAGAAGTTAACTCGTCTGGGTCGCATTCATGGCCCGGAAGAGGCCAAACGCGCAGCACACTTGGCTACCGGCCTGGGTTTGCGCAGTTTTAACCTCGACCTGATGCACGGCCTGCCGGACCAGTCGCTGGAAGAGGCGCTGGACGATTTACGTCAGGCCATCGCCCTCAATCCCCCACACCTGTCGTGGTATCAGCTGACCATCGAACCCAATACTCTGTTTAGCTCACGCCCGCCGGTGCTGCCGGACGACGACGCGCTGTGGGATATTTTCGAACGGGGCCATGAATTGCTGAGCGCCGCCGGCTACCAGCAGTATGAAACCTCGGCCTACGCCAAACCGGGCTATCAGTGCCAGCACAACCTCAACTACTGGCGCTTCGGCGACTACCTGGGGATTGGCTGCGGCGCACACGGCAAGTTGACCTTCAGCGACGGTCGCATTCTGCGCACCGCGAAAACCAAGCATCCGCGCGGTTTTATGCAGGGCAAGTACCGGGACAAGCAGCATGAGGTGACGGCGGCAGATCGGCCGTTCGAGTTCTTTATGAACCGCTTCCGCCTGCTGGAGGCCGCACCGCGTGCCGAGTTCGTCAACTACACCGGGCTGGATGAAAGCGCGATCCGTGCATCGCTGGACGAAGCGCTGGCGAAAGGCTATCTGGTGGAAACGCCGGAATACTGGCAGATCACCGAGAAAGGCAAACTGTTCCTTAACTCGCTGCTGGAGTTGTTCCTGGCGGATGAATGA
- a CDS encoding DUF2442 domain-containing protein, which produces MSISAKNVNFDETTMWVELSDARIIGVPLAWFPRLLNATDQERAHFELSARGIHWETLDEDISVEGLLKGRGDITHCPHHAA; this is translated from the coding sequence ATGAGTATTTCAGCTAAAAACGTAAACTTCGATGAGACAACGATGTGGGTTGAGTTGAGCGATGCCAGAATTATCGGCGTTCCACTCGCCTGGTTTCCTCGATTGCTGAATGCAACGGACCAAGAGCGAGCCCACTTTGAGCTGAGTGCCCGCGGGATCCATTGGGAGACGTTGGATGAGGATATTTCTGTTGAAGGCTTGCTAAAGGGAAGAGGGGATATTACCCATTGTCCCCACCATGCTGCCTGA
- a CDS encoding DUF4160 domain-containing protein: protein MPVIFRYKGYKFFFYSNEGEPLEPAHIHVRDAVAEAKFWLMPEVLVARNDGFNARILKELTEVVGVHKGLFLEAWDEYFS from the coding sequence ATGCCAGTGATATTCCGTTATAAAGGTTATAAATTCTTTTTTTATTCGAATGAAGGTGAGCCGTTGGAACCGGCTCATATTCATGTCAGAGATGCCGTGGCAGAAGCCAAGTTTTGGCTGATGCCAGAGGTGCTGGTAGCCCGTAATGATGGGTTTAATGCCAGAATATTAAAAGAATTAACCGAAGTTGTTGGAGTCCATAAAGGGTTATTTTTGGAGGCCTGGGATGAGTATTTCAGCTAA
- a CDS encoding DUF2884 domain-containing protein, with product MLKKTGLALLLLTASQAHAEYQCNVKPQDDVIISPQNVQVTGASGNLQISPDGDVTRNGQALSLTDSQRQKAFSYQSALRKELPWIDNGAQQHLEKARVALDKVIVKELGSDSNVRNRLTTLNGQLKQQMNRIIEHRSDGLTFHHKAIDQVEQDGRNIVQQSMGGVLQDSLNEMGVKQAANSGGNPLQAIMGNLGGLQKAIQNEWNNQEQDFQNFGHDVCNRVTGLETQRKDLLNALK from the coding sequence ATGTTAAAGAAAACCGGGTTAGCCTTACTGTTGTTGACTGCTTCACAGGCCCATGCCGAGTATCAGTGCAACGTTAAACCCCAGGACGACGTGATTATCAGCCCGCAGAACGTACAGGTGACCGGGGCCAGCGGCAATCTGCAGATTTCACCGGATGGCGATGTCACTCGCAACGGCCAGGCGTTGAGCCTGACGGACAGCCAGCGCCAGAAGGCCTTCAGCTACCAGAGCGCATTGCGCAAAGAGCTGCCGTGGATCGACAACGGCGCTCAGCAACATCTGGAAAAAGCGCGGGTGGCGCTGGACAAGGTGATCGTCAAAGAGTTGGGCAGCGACAGCAACGTGCGTAACCGCCTGACCACGCTGAACGGTCAGCTTAAGCAACAGATGAACCGTATCATCGAGCACCGCAGCGACGGCCTTACCTTCCATCACAAGGCGATTGATCAGGTTGAACAGGATGGCCGCAATATCGTCCAGCAGAGCATGGGTGGCGTATTGCAGGACAGCCTGAATGAGATGGGCGTCAAGCAGGCAGCCAACAGTGGCGGTAACCCGTTGCAGGCGATTATGGGCAATCTGGGGGGCCTGCAGAAGGCGATTCAGAACGAATGGAATAACCAGGAGCAGGACTTCCAGAACTTCGGCCACGACGTGTGCAACCGCGTTACCGGCCTGGAAACCCAGCGCAAAGATTTGCTTAATGCATTGAAGTAA
- the glsB gene encoding glutaminase B: protein MVTTLDNALLDEILQQVRPLIGQGKVADYIPALAEVAADRLAIAVCTVDGEMFQAGNADERFSIQSISKVLSLTLALTRYQEPEIWRRVGKEPSGLPFNSLLQLEMEQGKPRNPFINPGALVVCDMLQTRLSAPKQRMLEVVRQLAGEDDLAYDSRVARSEFEHSDRNAAIAYLMKSFGNFENDVLTVLQTYFHYCALRMSCVELARSFVYLANHGRDLSGREVISPLQARQINALMMTSGMYDGAGEFAYRVGMPGKSGVGGGIVAIVPDELSIAVWSPELDASGNSLAGTAALELLSQRISRSIF, encoded by the coding sequence GTGGTAACAACATTGGATAACGCGTTGCTGGATGAGATCCTGCAACAGGTGCGCCCGCTGATTGGCCAGGGCAAGGTGGCGGACTATATACCGGCGCTGGCGGAAGTGGCGGCCGATCGGCTGGCGATCGCCGTTTGCACCGTCGACGGCGAAATGTTCCAGGCCGGTAATGCCGACGAGCGTTTCTCTATTCAGTCGATCTCCAAGGTGCTGAGCCTGACGCTGGCGCTGACGCGCTATCAGGAGCCGGAGATCTGGCGTCGGGTTGGCAAGGAGCCTTCCGGCCTGCCGTTCAACTCGCTGCTGCAGCTGGAGATGGAGCAGGGCAAACCGCGCAATCCGTTTATCAACCCCGGTGCGCTGGTGGTATGCGACATGCTGCAAACCCGGCTCAGTGCGCCCAAGCAGCGAATGCTGGAAGTGGTGCGCCAACTGGCCGGTGAAGATGACCTGGCCTATGACTCGCGGGTGGCCCGTTCCGAGTTCGAACACTCCGATCGCAATGCGGCGATAGCCTACCTGATGAAGTCGTTCGGCAATTTCGAAAACGACGTGCTTACCGTGCTGCAAACCTATTTTCACTACTGCGCGTTGCGGATGAGCTGCGTGGAGCTGGCGCGCAGCTTTGTTTATCTGGCCAATCACGGGCGTGATCTTAGCGGACGCGAGGTGATAAGCCCCCTGCAGGCACGCCAGATTAATGCGCTGATGATGACCAGCGGCATGTACGACGGCGCAGGGGAATTCGCCTATCGCGTGGGCATGCCGGGCAAGTCCGGCGTGGGGGGCGGCATTGTCGCTATCGTCCCCGACGAGCTGTCGATCGCCGTCTGGTCGCCGGAGCTGGATGCTTCCGGTAACTCATTGGCGGGAACTGCGGCGCTGGAACTGTTGTCTCAACGGATTAGCCGTTCGATTTTTTAG
- a CDS encoding YggL family protein, whose amino-acid sequence MAKNRSRRLRKKLHIEEFQELGFSVAWRFAEGTAVEDIDSTLDAFIDEVIEPNGMAFDGSGYLQWEGLICLQTIGHCTDEQRELVKKWLEARKLTDVKVSDLFDIWWD is encoded by the coding sequence ATGGCTAAGAACCGCAGTCGTCGTTTACGTAAAAAGTTACACATTGAAGAGTTTCAGGAGCTGGGCTTCTCCGTAGCATGGCGCTTTGCCGAAGGCACCGCGGTTGAAGATATCGACAGCACGCTGGACGCTTTTATCGACGAAGTGATTGAGCCGAACGGCATGGCTTTTGACGGTAGCGGCTACCTGCAGTGGGAAGGCCTGATCTGTCTGCAGACCATTGGTCACTGCACTGACGAGCAACGCGAACTGGTTAAAAAATGGCTGGAAGCGCGTAAACTGACCGACGTTAAGGTCAGCGATCTGTTCGATATCTGGTGGGACTGA
- the trmB gene encoding tRNA (guanosine(46)-N7)-methyltransferase TrmB, whose product MINDVISPEFDENGRAMRRIRSFVRRQGRLTKGQQHALDNYWPVMGVEYQAEPVDIAALFGRDAPTVLEIGFGMGASLVTMAGNNPQQNFLGIEVHSPGVGACLADATEAELNNLRVMCHDAVEVLENMIPDGSLDMVQLFFPDPWHKARHNKRRIVQTPFVELVRRKLKVGGVFHMATDWQPYAEHMLEVMNGIAGYRNLSSDNDYVPRPDSRPLTKFELRGQRLGHGVWDLMFERKE is encoded by the coding sequence ATGATTAATGACGTCATCTCCCCGGAATTTGATGAGAACGGCCGCGCGATGCGCCGTATCCGCAGTTTTGTCCGCCGCCAGGGGCGGTTGACCAAAGGCCAGCAGCACGCGTTGGACAACTATTGGCCGGTGATGGGCGTGGAGTATCAGGCTGAACCTGTCGATATCGCCGCACTGTTCGGGCGCGACGCGCCGACCGTGCTGGAGATCGGTTTTGGTATGGGTGCCTCGCTGGTGACCATGGCGGGCAACAACCCGCAGCAGAACTTCTTGGGGATAGAAGTCCATTCGCCGGGCGTGGGCGCCTGCCTGGCCGACGCTACCGAAGCGGAACTGAACAACCTGCGCGTAATGTGTCACGACGCGGTTGAGGTGCTGGAAAATATGATCCCGGACGGTTCGCTGGACATGGTTCAGCTGTTTTTCCCCGATCCGTGGCACAAAGCGCGCCACAACAAACGCCGCATCGTACAGACGCCGTTTGTTGAACTGGTGCGTCGCAAACTGAAAGTCGGCGGCGTCTTCCACATGGCCACCGACTGGCAGCCTTATGCAGAACATATGTTAGAGGTTATGAACGGGATCGCAGGCTATCGCAATCTTTCCAGCGATAATGATTATGTGCCGCGTCCGGATTCACGCCCACTGACAAAATTTGAATTACGCGGCCAGCGTCTGGGACATGGCGTTTGGGACTTGATGTTTGAGAGGAAAGAATAA
- the mutY gene encoding A/G-specific adenine glycosylase, giving the protein MMQAQQFAQVVLDWYQRYGRKTLPWQLDKTAYQVWLSEVMLQQTQVATVIPYFQRFMARFPNVRALAEAPLDEVLHLWTGLGYYARARNLHKAAQAIVAQHGGEFPTTFEEIHALPGIGRSTAGAVLSLALGQHYPILDGNVKRVLARCYAVEGWPGKKEVENRLWEISENVTPAKGVGQFNQAMMDLGAMVCTRSKPKCELCPLSLGCIAHAHHSWAKYPGKKPKQTLPEKTAYFLLLQHGERAWLEQRPAVGLWGGLFCFPQFSERGEMELWLQQRGLKNNRREQLTAFRHTFSHFHLDIVPIWLEMDATGSSMDEGAGLWYNLAQPPSVGLAAPVDRLLQQLAKQSPRQQGLFGDSAIDEELA; this is encoded by the coding sequence ATGATGCAAGCACAGCAGTTCGCACAGGTGGTGCTTGACTGGTACCAGCGTTACGGCCGTAAAACTCTGCCGTGGCAGCTTGATAAGACCGCCTATCAAGTATGGCTCTCTGAGGTCATGTTGCAACAAACTCAGGTTGCCACCGTGATCCCTTACTTCCAGCGCTTTATGGCACGTTTTCCCAACGTGCGTGCGCTGGCTGAAGCGCCGCTGGACGAAGTGCTGCACCTGTGGACCGGCCTGGGCTACTACGCCCGTGCGCGCAATCTGCATAAGGCGGCGCAGGCTATTGTCGCACAGCACGGCGGCGAGTTCCCGACAACCTTTGAAGAAATCCACGCCCTGCCCGGCATTGGCCGTTCAACGGCAGGCGCAGTGCTGTCGCTCGCGCTCGGACAACACTACCCCATCCTCGACGGTAACGTAAAACGCGTACTGGCCCGCTGCTATGCCGTCGAAGGCTGGCCGGGCAAGAAAGAGGTGGAAAACCGACTGTGGGAAATCAGCGAAAACGTCACTCCGGCCAAGGGTGTTGGCCAGTTCAATCAGGCGATGATGGATCTGGGGGCGATGGTCTGCACCCGCTCCAAACCGAAATGCGAACTGTGCCCGCTCAGCCTGGGCTGCATCGCCCACGCCCACCACAGTTGGGCAAAATACCCCGGTAAAAAGCCCAAGCAGACCCTGCCGGAAAAAACCGCCTACTTCTTATTGCTGCAGCACGGCGAACGAGCCTGGCTGGAACAACGCCCCGCCGTCGGTCTGTGGGGCGGTCTGTTCTGCTTCCCGCAGTTCAGCGAACGTGGAGAGATGGAACTCTGGCTGCAACAGCGCGGTCTGAAAAACAATCGCCGGGAGCAACTGACCGCATTTCGTCATACTTTCAGTCATTTCCATCTCGATATCGTGCCAATATGGCTGGAAATGGACGCTACAGGCAGCAGCATGGATGAGGGCGCCGGTCTCTGGTATAACTTAGCGCAGCCGCCATCGGTCGGCCTGGCCGCGCCGGTTGACCGCCTGTTGCAACAGTTGGCAAAACAGTCCCCGCGCCAACAGGGTTTATTTGGCGATAGCGCCATTGATGAGGAATTAGCATGA
- a CDS encoding oxidative damage protection protein, translated as MSRTIFCTFLQRDAEGQDFQLYPGEVGKRIYNEISKEAWAEWMKKQTMLINEKKLNMMNVDDRKLLEAEMIKFLFEGHDVHIEGYTPPSE; from the coding sequence ATGAGCAGAACCATTTTTTGTACCTTCCTGCAGCGTGACGCCGAAGGGCAGGACTTCCAGCTTTATCCTGGGGAAGTCGGCAAACGCATCTATAACGAGATCTCGAAAGAAGCCTGGGCAGAATGGATGAAAAAACAAACCATGCTGATCAACGAGAAAAAACTGAACATGATGAACGTCGACGACCGCAAATTGCTGGAAGCGGAAATGATCAAATTCCTGTTCGAAGGGCATGACGTCCATATCGAAGGCTATACGCCACCAAGCGAATAA